A window from Mya arenaria isolate MELC-2E11 chromosome 9, ASM2691426v1 encodes these proteins:
- the LOC128246113 gene encoding uncharacterized protein LOC128246113: MAEGGREPTNKDLMDFMKNMGEKLSVMEKKLNKIETLERKVMDFEKDIKKIWVALEDRVKRTDERVGKLEDKVDSVDVEVAQMADRMATLEKQREELRDDVAYLKSQSMRNNLIFTNIPEDNSTGNESAEVTEDKLRQHLQDTLKLAKETVESIRFERVHRSPGQPVPGRIRNIVAKFTFFKDREVVRRQWKHLAGTGRQMYEQFPPEVLDKRRRLVPKVKDARKEGKRSWIVYD; this comes from the coding sequence ATGGCGGAAGGGGGCCGCGAACCCACCAACAAAGACCTGatggattttatgaaaaatatgggAGAAAAATTGTCAGTAATGGAAAAGaaattgaacaaaattgaaacacttgaaCGCAAGGTTATGGACtttgaaaaagatataaaaaagatATGGGTAGCTCTTGAAGACCGAGTTAAGCGTACCGATGAGCGGGTAGGCAAGCTGGAGGACAAGGTGGATTCGGTCGACGTTGAGGTGGCGCAGATGGCGGACAGGATGGCCACCTTGGAAAAACAGCGGGAGGAACTTCGGGACGATGTTGCGTACTTGAAGTCGCAATCTATGAGGAACAATCTTATTTTTACTAATATCCCCGAAGATAATTCCACCGGCAACGAGTCCGCTGAGGTCACCGAAGACAAGCTCCGCCAACACCTTCAGGATACCCTCAAGCTCGCGAAGGAGACGGTCGAGTCCATTCGCTTTGAACGTGTTCACCGGTCTCCAGGTCAACCAGTGCCGGGCAGGATCCGCAACATCGTTGCAAAGTTCACGTTTTTTAAGGACCGGGAGGTAGTAAGGAGACAGTGGAAGCATTTGGCGGGGACGGGCCGTCAAATGTACGAGCAGTTTCCACCGGAAGTACTGGACAAACGCCGCAGGCTAGTGCCCAAAGTGAAGGACGCCAGGAAGGAGGGCAAACGTTCATGGATAGTGTACGAC